The nucleotide window GGGTTTAACCACAGCCGTGCATACTGGTCTTTGTAGTTCTAATCCCCCCAGCATTAACAACATTTGAAATGCAACCTCCCACCGTTACCATGAGGACAGGAGTTGTGGAGGAGGGATAGGGCCCTCTGGGCGGAGTCAGGAAGTTCTGGAAGCGCGAGGGCCGCTGTTTCTGAGCGAAGGCCGAGATGGGCATCGTCTCATTGGGCTCATTGCTCTGCCAAGGGAACAACACAAACAATCTAGCTTCAATACCTCTGTTGACATATCGCTCAGCTGTCCTCAaagacacacagtgtgtgtgtgcgttatacTGTACCGTGGGtttacaaaacacacatacacatctctACCCCTACACATTCAATTTGTTTTGCCTGGCAATTGTTAGACTGAATCATGTGTGCATTAGAAACACTAACCCATTATTCACTtatgcctccctccctcggcGCCTCCCCCAATACTTCACAATGTATTGCACCTGGCCACACCATAGGTGAAAGCCCTATGAGGAGCTCCATAGGTGAAagctctatgaggagctccataGGTGAAagctctatgaggagctccataGGTGAAagctctatgaggagctccataGGTGAAAGCCCTATGAGGAGCTCCATAGGTGAAAGCCCTATGAGGAGCTCCATAGGTGAAAGCCCTATGAGGAGCTCCATAGGTGAAAGCCCTATGAGGATGAGTGAAATGCGGCGGTGTCTTCGGCGGGCATACCAGCACTTCGTAGTCCGGCACGGTGTGCGTGCCGAGGCCGTTGCGGTCGAAGGTGACGCGGTAGGTGGCGGCGCTGGTGTCCACGGCGTCTATCTGCCCGGTGAACAGGCCGTCGTGGACCCCTCGCAGTCGAGCTGGAGCACACAGATGCGACTGTAAGTATGagtgttttcacacacacacgcacactatctGCGTGTTGTGTTGGAGTGAGCGTGTGTTTTACCGGTGACTTTGGTTCCTAtgatgagaggcagggggatCTCCTCGGGGAGGTCCTTGCAGTGCGACACGTCGGACAGCTTCCTCTGCTGCAGCAGGCGCATCTTCTGCCGCTTCTGCCTCAGCGCCGTCCGCTCCTCCGCAAAGAACGCAGACGAACACCTGGAGCGAGGGGGAACCACGTTTACAAACAGCCTCAGAAGAACGAGGGAACAGCACGCCCGAAAACAACGATTGTTAAGAAGACACCCTGCTTCTTTTCAAACATATCGTTTATGACTTTGTCTAATATCCTTAACTCGGACAACAACCATCTTCTTATGTTGCCAACAAGGCTTCCTTTCGTAAGTGTCTGATCCAGTACCAAGCGGTATACAAGTGGTCAGGTTAACAGCCCTGGCAGCGCCGGCCCGTACCGTCTGGGCTTGCCCATCAGTCTGCGGATGGTGCCCCACTCCACCCGGGTCAGCTTCCTGGTCTTCAGGTTGGGGAAGGACTCCTTCAGACACAGGCAGAAGTCGTTGTCCCCTTCAAATAGGGGCCTgggcaggagagggcagagacAGCATAGTCAGGAAGAGATTTCATCCATGCACAGATTTTTCCATTCTTAGGCCATCCATTTATCTGCTTTAAATATGGTTTCACACCCTCTGTAGACAAGCCTACAATTTCACAATCATTTTGGTTCAAATATACCAGATACATTTTAATGACATAAAACAAGACTAAGTGCATGTAAATACTTTAGATGGGTAATGTCCGAGATTTCCCTGTATTGAATGAATGCGGCTTAACCATTTCTTCCCAGTGCTCTCAAGTTGGTGGTGGAAGAGGGAGCCTACCTGTCTATGTTGGAGTAGAACCACTCATAGATGCACCACTTGTGTGCCTTAGGCAGCTTGAGGAGgttcctcagcctcagcccaaTCCTCTGGGAGGCCTTCTTGTCTGGGGTGGTCACACTGGCAAACTTCTGCAGTAGACGCAAGGAGGTAACGTGAGGTAACAACAGCCATGTCTGAACTGGATCTAGTGAGTTAGTAGAGGCTATTATAGACTATCACTAATCCAACGGCAGCATGTGGTTGTCCCCCGATATCCACCTGGGTGGGCAAGGAGGCCGCTTTCAGCAGTGACTGAGCTGAACAGCCAAGCTAGCAGGACAGTACAGCATCGGGAAGTCAGTGGATTGTCCTGCGGTACTGTGTGGTAGTGGAGCCCTCACCTGGGGTAGGGTGGTGACTCTCTGGCTCCTCCTGGGTGACCTGGAGGGCAGGCGgggctgctgctcctcctcctcccggaaCAGACGGCTCCTCTTGGAGCTCCGCGTGGGCTGCACAGGCAGACATACAAGTCAGTACATCGTGACCAAACTACAACGATTCACAGGAGAGGGATCGATCCCCTCTTAACACACTATGCTATTGAAGAGTATTTCGATGGTTTGTAATGCATCACTGTGATCAACGGTCATCAAGGATGAACTGAAGATTCAAAGTGGACTGGAGGGGATACAGTTACCAACGCCTTGATACTGATTGCATCACCAGACACAGACTCCGAATAGTCCTTTCTTGTAGGTTAGAGAGGTCTAATGTCTAGATAAATATGATTATCTCTCACCGTGTCCATGGTTGCCAGGGAGTGACGTCCTCTGGTATTGTGAGCTCTTGGTAGGCTGCTTTTCTCATTCAGACTGTTTGACAAGCTGCCCTCTGGAAATTCAAACAATCGCTGATATAAGGACACAAACCctatacattacattacatttacatt belongs to Osmerus eperlanus chromosome 8, fOsmEpe2.1, whole genome shotgun sequence and includes:
- the lin9 gene encoding protein lin-9 homolog, with product MAEMDQLLDESSSAEALVSLKEGSLSNSLNEKSSLPRAHNTRGRHSLATMDTPTRSSKRSRLFREEEEQQPRLPSRSPRRSQRVTTLPQKFASVTTPDKKASQRIGLRLRNLLKLPKAHKWCIYEWFYSNIDRPLFEGDNDFCLCLKESFPNLKTRKLTRVEWGTIRRLMGKPRRCSSAFFAEERTALRQKRQKMRLLQQRKLSDVSHCKDLPEEIPLPLIIGTKVTARLRGVHDGLFTGQIDAVDTSAATYRVTFDRNGLGTHTVPDYEVLSNEPNETMPISAFAQKQRPSRFQNFLTPPRGPYPSSTTPVLMDNDPLISQSPWKSKLAGTEGDTLGGFPVKFLVQVTRLSKILMIKKEHIKHLKDMNTEAEKMKSYSMPIGLDFQKRYATTVLELERLNKDLNKVLHQVQQFCCELAPDQGMAPADRPTELRRRCEEEAQEMVQQTNSLRDEQQCVSNPNLTHLISGLTALLLQIKCLAEGGDLNSFEFKSLTDSLNDIKSSIDPSNLSCFQNNVEIHVAHIQSGLSQLGNLHAFAANNTNTV